Proteins from one Malaya genurostris strain Urasoe2022 chromosome 2, Malgen_1.1, whole genome shotgun sequence genomic window:
- the LOC131432779 gene encoding trypsin alpha-3-like, whose product MKVFVVLALCLVAVSAGPAEDLWLQYNKRMPVPYYTMKPIERPPVNGRIVGGVDAEIENFPYHLSLRRSGSHYCGASVISDRWALSAAHCTYPTPDLDIITLQAGSSDRLEGGTLFSVDQIINHPNYDESYIKNDVSLLHSTADLQGTNIAPITLVPAGTDYPEGTRAVVTGWGLTSVPGSLPVILQVVDIPVIGQDTCIAGWPSGWITDDMICASEPGRDACNGDSGGPLVTGGRQIGIVSWGDTNCVGNEPGVYARVAHPLIRNWITEVAGV is encoded by the exons ATGAAGGTGTTTGTAGTGTTAGCTTTGTGCCTAGTGGCAGTGTCTGCCGGTCCAGCAGAGGACCTTTGGTTGCAGTACAACAAACGTATGCCGGTTCCGTACTACACAATGAAACCGATCGAGCGACCTCCGGTCAATGGTCGTATTGTTGGAGGCGTCGATGCGGAAATCGAAAACTTCCCGTACCATCTGTCACTGCGTCGTTCCGGTTCTCACTACTGTGGTGCGTCGGTTATCTCCGATCGATGGGCTCTGTCGGCTGCTCATTGCACTTATCCCACTCCTGATTTGGACATT ATAACATTACAAGCAGGCTCCAGCGATCGTTTGGAGGGCGGTACTCTGTTCAGTGTTGATCAGATCATAAACCACCCGAACTACGATGAAAGCTATATAAAAAATGATGTTTCTCTTTTGCACAGTACTGCTGATTTACAAGGTACTAACATTGCACCGATTACACTGGTTCCAGCGGGAACCGATTATCCAGAAGGCACCCGCGCTGTTGTGACTGGATGGGGTCTGACG AGTGTACCCGGCTCTCTACCGGTCATACTGCAGGTGGTTGATATTCCTGTTATTGGCCAGGACACTTGTATAGCCGGATGGCCCAGTGGATGGATCACCGATGA TATGATATGTGCTAGCGAGCCTGGCCGTGATGCTTGCAACGGTGACAGTGGCGGTCCGCTTGTTACTGGAGGGCGACAGATCGGTATTGTGTCCTGGGGTGACACCAACTGCGTAGGAAACGAACCAGGCGTTTATGCTCGCGTTGCTCATCCGCTGATTCGTAACTGGATTACAGAAGTTGCTGGAGTGTGA